CCGCGTGAGATACTGGCCGAGGTTGCGCAGCAGGTAGACCAGGGCGTCCTCCTGCTGCCTGCGCTCGACCGTGACGGGTGGCTGACCCTGCGGGTATCATATGAAACGCGCAGGCATCAGGCAAGTGGTCACGATTCACCTTGGCCGGCCCTACAGAGATGCTGCCGAGCTTGACACCACGTGACTGGCGAGTGTAATTGAGGCGTATGGAATGCGAGAAAGAATCGGACAAGACAGACTGGGTAAGACGTGCGCTGACACCAGTGATTATCGTCGTTGCCTGCGTTGGTGTGACACTTGCCGTTCTCGTTGTCCTGCACAATACGAGGCGGATTCGACTCGGACGACCACCAGTCAGACTGACAACGATGACTGTTGAGCAGGAGTTCAAGGCTCTCAAGCACAGCATGCAGCGGCGGCTGGCTAGGATTGAGCGCCGATTCGTGAAGTACCGTACGAGCGTACCGAAACTTGAGCCCAGGCAGGATTCGCTAGCGACATTGTGCGTGTCCCGGATTACCCAATTCCGTTCAGCGGTCGCGGTGCTGGATACCGCGGATCCGGTTCGGGCCCTGCGAGAGTTGAAGCCCGAACTTCTAAGGGACTACCGCGACCTGGTTGAGGTTGTTAGCCAGTTTGTGAGGACGTTTGCCAGTGCGAATCAGGAGTCTGACTCACTGGACCGCGAGCTCTTGAATATCATCAGCGAGTAGACGCGGTTAGGGGTGTAGGCGTAGTCAGCGGGGGATATGGTCCTTTCGCCCGAGATGACAGACTACGGCAGACGAATCAGTCTTGAGGCGGGAGCCAGACACAGAACAACTCATGACCTTCGAAAAACAGGATTGAGAGACGATTGCCGCAGTTTTCAGTCTGTTACCGGAGCGTCCGACTAACGGTATCTGGGACCGACTCCAAGAACTTTGGCTAAGGCTCGAATCACGGAGCCGTACCGCCTTCTGTTTGTTGTTCCGTTCCCCGCCCGACGTGAAGGCGGGAGAAGTCACGAGAGAAATGCTGATTCTGGCTCACAGTGCCGAGCTTGACTGAGTGGCAGTTTGGCATATCTTCCTGTGTGTTTTGGCGCTTAGAAGTTACGCGCCGTGGGCGCGACCCGCAGTCTGGTGCACTCAGTCAGGACCTAAGTTCTGTCGGTCTGCGAAATCTCCCCAAGCTCAGGTTGGTGAGACTGTACTTTCTTGCCGGTGATCTGTCCCAGGAGCAGGTGGAAGAGCTTGCTTCACAAGTGTTCTCTGATCCGGTAAGTGACACTTATCGGGTGACGACGAACGAGGTGGCGGTATGTGACCTTGAAATTCTGTACAATCATGGTGTCATGGACCCGAGCGTAGCTGGCATTCAGCGAGCGATTGCTGATTGTGTGAACAGGACAGGTCAGCAGGGATGTCGGGAATCGAAGCCACCTTCAGGGGTGCAGGTGCGGACCGGACGGGGGTACTACTTCGGGCGGAAACTTTCTGCGGCTGAGTTTTCGCTGGCGCAGCGAGTGCTTTTCAATCCACTCATTGAACATGCATGCCAGCCCGGAGAACAGGTATTCGCTGAGCCAGCCGAGTTTCGATTCACACAACGGGTTGTGGAGTTGCGGGGTAAGTCCGCCGAGGAACTCAATCGTATTTCGAGAGAAGGACTGCTTGCTCTAAGTCTGGAGGAGATGCTCGAACTGCAGCGATACTATGAGGGGCAAGACCGGGACCCAACCGAAGTGGAGCTAGAGACGTTCGCACAGACATGGTCTGAGCACTGTCAGCATAAGACTTTTCGGGGAGAGATTGACTTCAACGGGCATGAACTAAGAAACCTGCTGAAGTCAACGATTTTTCGAGTTACTGAGGAACTTGCTCCAGACTGGTGTTTATCAACGTTCAATGACAATTCGGGCGTGATAGCATTCGACGACAAGTACGGTGTTACCTTCAAGGTTGAGACGCATAATCATCCATCAGCTCTGGAGCCCTACGGGGGTGCGGCAACCGGCGTTGGTGGTGTTATCCGGGATTGCCTTGGTACCGGCTGCGGGGCGAAACCGATACTGCTAACCGACGTCTTCTGCTTTGCACCGGTAACGACGCCGGTCGAGAGCGTTCCTCAAGGTGTGATTCACCCGCGACAGATAATGCGTGGGGTAGTCGCCGGAGTACGCGACTACGGTAACCGGATGGGCATCCCGACTGCTAGCGGGGCGGTGTATTTTCATGAAGGGTTCATCGGCAATCCGCTAGTATTCTGCGGCGCGGTGGGCCTGATTCCTCGTAGGTTGGTCAGGAAGCGGGTGTGTAAAGGACAAGCGATTGTACTGGTGGGTGGTCGGACTGGTAGGGACGGGGTTCACGGCGTGACTTTTGCATCGCTGGAGCTCGGCCAGGATTCTCAGGAGTTCTCGTCTGGTGCAGTGCAGATTGGAAATCCGATCGAAGAGAAGAAAGTGGCTGACCTAATACTTGCGGCCCGAGACGAAGGACTCGTCGAGGCAATAACTGACTGCGGGGGAGGAGGTCTTTCGAGTGCGATCGGCGAACTGACAGCTTCGCTAGGGTGTGAGGTGGAACTAGATCGTGTACCGCTGAAGTATGCAGGATTGAGCCCCGCTGAGATTTGGATTTCTGAGGCCCAGGAGCGGATGGTGATTCTCACGTCTCAGAGAAAGGTAAATCGGCTCCTAGAGCTAGCCCGTGCTCTTGATGTGGAGGCGACGGTTATGGGACACGTGACCAAGACCGGTCGGCTCGTACTGAACTTCCGGGGTTCAAGGGTGGCGGACATTGACATGAAGTTCCTGCACTCCGGGTGGCGCGGAACGAAGCGGGTAGCGCGCTGGAGCAAACCGGAAACGGCGGACCCATTTGTCCGAACCGACCAGGATCTGACGGACGTGCTCGTGAGACTATTGCAGGCTCCGAACATTACGAGTAAGGAATGGGTAGTCAGGCAGTACGACCACGAAGTGCAGGCGCAGACCGTGGTGAAACCATTCTGCGGGCCGGACCGTGCTGGTCCGACCGACGGTTGCGTCGTTACACCGGTCAAGGGCTCATACCGGGCGTGTGTCATCGGCTGCGGGCTCGCTCCCCGATACGGTCTTATTGATCCCTACTGGATGGCGGCTTCAGCGATTGACGAGGCATTGCGTAACTGTGTGGCGCTCGGCGCCGACGTCCGGCGGATTGCCCTCTTGGACAACTTCTGCTGGGGCAGTCCGGAACGACCGGACCAGCTTGCGGGATTGGTTCGCGCCGCCCAGGCTTGCTACGATATTGCCAAAGGGTACCGCGTACCTTTCATCTCTGGTAAGGATTCGTTGTACAATGAATTTCGGACTAAAAGTGGCAATTCAATACCGGTTCCGCCGACTTTACTTGTATCCGCACTGGGCATTGTCTCGGATGCCCGGCGTACTGTCACAGCGGATTTCAAACAAGCTGGTTCCTGTGTGTACGTGGTGGGTGAGACCCGCGAGGAACTCGGCGGCAGCGAGTACTTCCGAATGCACCAGGGATTGGGCAGGGAGGTACCGAAAGTGGAACCTCGCTCGGGGCGCAGGATAATGACAGCGCTTGGCCGAGCGATACGGTCCGGATTGGTGAACGCATGCCACGATATAGCTGAAGGCGGACTTGGGGTTTGTCTCGCTGAAATGGGCTTTGCCGGTCGGGTCGGTGCACGAGTAAGACTGCGCCGGGTGCCGGGAGCAGGGTGTTTCCGCCGAGATGATTTTCTTCTGTTCAGCGAGTCCAATACCAGGTTTGTCTGCGAGGTCCGGCCTGAGGCACGCCGGTCTTTTGAGGCCTTGTTGGGTAACGTGCCCTGCAGTCCAGTGGGACAGACGACTTCTGAGCCAGTACTGAGCATTGTTGGACTCGATGGTGCAGAAGTCGTCAGACTCGACCTAGATTGGGCGATGTCAGTCTGGCGAAGAAGCTTGAGCAAACACCTTCAGTAAGGTAGGTTCCGGACTATGGTCCTGCTGGCCTGTTGACTAGCAGTTCTGGTCATCAGCTGAACAAGTTCTTCCAAGTTCATTGTGTGACGATACTGGAGGAAACGAACAAGCAATGGCAGGCTAACTCCAAAGACAGTGGCGACCCGTTCGCGGTTGCGCTGCAATCTAGATCCAGCCTGACCGCAACTGGTGCCGTACATATCGGCGAAGATCAATATCGGCCGGCCAGGGTATCGGGCAACAGCTTTGCTGAGCCTCCGATCCAAGTCACGGGCTGACTGATTGCTACCGGAGACCACTAGGAGGCCGGCACGGTCCGGAACGATAGAAAATGCAGCGCGGCGGAGAGCCTCAGGCAGACCGCCATAGCCGATGATGACTCCGACAGGCGGTCTTGGCGTCTGGCGTTTGGGATTCAGTCTTGCGGAAGAAGCACTGGGTATCGTCGTCCGCCCTGCAACACGGTTTTTCAATCTTTCTCTTTTCCTACTCCTGGTCATCGGTGATATGCGGATCAACCTTCGGTTCCTTGCCCATGACTCGCTTCAGCTCGTCATTGAACACCTTGGCCGGATGGTAGCCGAAGACCTTGAGTATGTGGTTCTTGGCAATTACTTCGCACACAAGGGCCAAATTCTTGCCGGGTATGACAGGTAGGGTAACGAGGGGGATCCGGACGCCGAGTATCTCGGACAACTGCTCCTCAATACCAATGCGTTCGTAGTCCATGCCCTGTTGAAAGTGCACCAGACGCACTTCGACTTCAATCCGCTTCTGCACTCTAAGAGCACGGATGCCGTAGAGACCGTACACGTCCACGATACCCACGCCCCGAATCTCGATGTGGTGGGCAAGCAGCGGCGTCTTTGCCGCGGAATAGCCCATCAGGATGCCGGTACCCCGGCGCAACACCTTGACGAGGTCGTCTGCAACCAGCCGATGGCCGCGATGGACCAGGTCGAGAGCACATTCGCTCTTGCCGATTCCGGACTCGCCGGTTATCAGCAGACCTACTCCGAACACGTCCACCAAGTCGCCGTGTATGTGTTCTTCTGGAGCCAACCGATAGTCGAGATAGGCGGTCAGGCGATGGATGAACGGGGTCGTGTCCATAGGGGTGCGTAGGACGGGTATGGTGTGGCGGTCAGCTAATTCGGTCCAGACTCTGGGTAGCATCAATCCCTTGGCTACGATAAAACAGGGAGGTCCGAGTCCAAACACCCTGGCTACAGCCGCACTGGCCGAATCCGGTGTCAGCGTCGCCAAGTAGGACAGCTCGGTAGAGCCGACAATCTGAATGCGTTCACGCAGGAATACGCCCGTGTACCCGGACAGTGCCATGCCTGGCCGGTTGATATCAGACGTGGATACCAACCGTTGCTCCAAGCCCGCGGCCCCGCCCACAAGTTCCAAGTGCCACTCTTCCTTGCGTTCGGCGAACAAGGTGGCGACAGTTATCTGCTTGCCTTCGCCCATACTATTCGATCCGACCACCCCTGGTTCGTCGTCGGTCGTGAAGCTTACCCTCGTGACGCCGGAGCTGAACCATCAGCTTGTCCACAAGGTCAGTGACCGCGGCGTACATATCGGGTCCCTCCCCCTTGGCAGCAATTACTGCAGTGCGTAGGTGGAGCCTGCCCTCGGCGATGTCATTGACGTGGTCTTTGAATAGGACAATCTCACCAGCAAGAACGAGGTCATTGAACTTGTCAAACTTGGATACCTTCGAGTCTACGTGCCGTCTAAGATTCGGCGTGATTTCAAAGTGACGGCCGGTTAGGTTCAGTTTCACGGGACCTCCAGGTGTATATCGGAATAATGATAGACT
The candidate division WOR-3 bacterium DNA segment above includes these coding regions:
- the purL gene encoding phosphoribosylformylglycinamidine synthase subunit PurL, whose translation is MFWRLEVTRRGRDPQSGALSQDLSSVGLRNLPKLRLVRLYFLAGDLSQEQVEELASQVFSDPVSDTYRVTTNEVAVCDLEILYNHGVMDPSVAGIQRAIADCVNRTGQQGCRESKPPSGVQVRTGRGYYFGRKLSAAEFSLAQRVLFNPLIEHACQPGEQVFAEPAEFRFTQRVVELRGKSAEELNRISREGLLALSLEEMLELQRYYEGQDRDPTEVELETFAQTWSEHCQHKTFRGEIDFNGHELRNLLKSTIFRVTEELAPDWCLSTFNDNSGVIAFDDKYGVTFKVETHNHPSALEPYGGAATGVGGVIRDCLGTGCGAKPILLTDVFCFAPVTTPVESVPQGVIHPRQIMRGVVAGVRDYGNRMGIPTASGAVYFHEGFIGNPLVFCGAVGLIPRRLVRKRVCKGQAIVLVGGRTGRDGVHGVTFASLELGQDSQEFSSGAVQIGNPIEEKKVADLILAARDEGLVEAITDCGGGGLSSAIGELTASLGCEVELDRVPLKYAGLSPAEIWISEAQERMVILTSQRKVNRLLELARALDVEATVMGHVTKTGRLVLNFRGSRVADIDMKFLHSGWRGTKRVARWSKPETADPFVRTDQDLTDVLVRLLQAPNITSKEWVVRQYDHEVQAQTVVKPFCGPDRAGPTDGCVVTPVKGSYRACVIGCGLAPRYGLIDPYWMAASAIDEALRNCVALGADVRRIALLDNFCWGSPERPDQLAGLVRAAQACYDIAKGYRVPFISGKDSLYNEFRTKSGNSIPVPPTLLVSALGIVSDARRTVTADFKQAGSCVYVVGETREELGGSEYFRMHQGLGREVPKVEPRSGRRIMTALGRAIRSGLVNACHDIAEGGLGVCLAEMGFAGRVGARVRLRRVPGAGCFRRDDFLLFSESNTRFVCEVRPEARRSFEALLGNVPCSPVGQTTSEPVLSIVGLDGAEVVRLDLDWAMSVWRRSLSKHLQ
- the hprK gene encoding HPr(Ser) kinase/phosphatase codes for the protein MGEGKQITVATLFAERKEEWHLELVGGAAGLEQRLVSTSDINRPGMALSGYTGVFLRERIQIVGSTELSYLATLTPDSASAAVARVFGLGPPCFIVAKGLMLPRVWTELADRHTIPVLRTPMDTTPFIHRLTAYLDYRLAPEEHIHGDLVDVFGVGLLITGESGIGKSECALDLVHRGHRLVADDLVKVLRRGTGILMGYSAAKTPLLAHHIEIRGVGIVDVYGLYGIRALRVQKRIEVEVRLVHFQQGMDYERIGIEEQLSEILGVRIPLVTLPVIPGKNLALVCEVIAKNHILKVFGYHPAKVFNDELKRVMGKEPKVDPHITDDQE
- the raiA gene encoding ribosome-associated translation inhibitor RaiA; amino-acid sequence: MKLNLTGRHFEITPNLRRHVDSKVSKFDKFNDLVLAGEIVLFKDHVNDIAEGRLHLRTAVIAAKGEGPDMYAAVTDLVDKLMVQLRRHEGKLHDRRRTRGGRIE